Genomic window (Jeotgalibaca ciconiae):
TGGATCACCACCACTTTTACACCGGTCATTACTGTTAATGGTTTAGTTTGGACAGGAACAATCGCTGTGATGTCACTGATATTTGCAGCCTCTCTCGGCTACCATTTATCAAAAGCTTATCAAGTGAATGAGACAGGTGGTATGTTCATTTCACTTGCCGCTTTATAATGGGCGTTCCTCAAACGGCCAACACAAGTCTTGTTCTATCAGGAGAGTTACCAGAAGCAGCTTCCACAATGATTACAGATGCTGGTGGTCTAGTTTCTACAGTGGATGGCGTAACTACCATTGGATCAAGTGGTTGGGGTTACTTCTCTTTTAGTCAATATTTTGGTGGTACCGGCCTTTTCGCAGCTATGATTTTTGGCTTTATTTCCGTATTAATTTATGCTTTCTTAATGAAAAAGAATATTATCATCAAGTTACCAGATTCTGTTCCTCCAGCAATTTTGAAAGCGTTTTCAAATATCATCCCTGGGACACTTGCATTGTATGCCTGCGGAATTATCTATTCAGTTTTTGAGAATGTTTTTGGACAAAGCTTGATAGACTGGATTTCTGAATCCATTCAAGCACCACTTCTCAACTTGTCGCAAGGATATGCAGCAGTAATTCTCATTACTTTACTAGTGCATGTTCTCTGGGTGTTTGGTTTACATGGAACGAACATTATGGGAGCGGTATTACAGTCGGTTTACGGAGTAGCGATGACAACTAATTCAAATGCATTTCAAAGCGGCCTGGAAGTTCCTTATAAATGGGTGGCAGGTGTCCTCTGGGTAATGCCTCCTGTATTGAGCGGATTTTTAGCAACAGCAGGTGACTGGCGAGCAATTATCCTGTCACTGATTAACTTAGCAGTAGGTATTTTGATTTGGGCTCCGTTTGTTATTGGAGCGAACAGAACAGAAATAAAATCAGAAACAGAAGTAGAGGTAGCAGTTGAATAATTTGTAGAATGAAAGTTGGTGAATAGTAGTGGAATTTAAACAAACAGTGCGTGTTCCAGTAGCACATTTATATAAAGTACTGATTCAATCAGCTGCATATGATATTCAACAACATTCAAGTCAGGAAATAGATGATACTGAGTTAAAAGGAATAACTTATGAAAAATCATTTAATCAGAGTGCTTCAGCTGAAATAACGATTACCGATCAAATAGCGAATCGCTCGTATGGATTTCAGACAGTGACTCCTAAAAGGACGTTTCATACTTTGTACCAACTAGAAGAAATGAATGATAAATGCCGTGTCGTCTATCAAGAAGAATTAACAAGTGAACGGAAAATCCAACAAATAAATGATTTAGTAATGAGCTGGTTTATGCAGCGATCGAAAAAGAAACGCTTGTCATTACTGTTTCATGCAATTGAAAAAGAATACCAAGAACAGTAATATAAGATAAACAATGACAAGCAAAAGGAGTTAGCAATGAAGAGAGAAATTGGTATTTCCATTTACCCAGATCAAAGTGATCCGGAAGAGGATAAAAAATATTTAAAAAAAGCAGCATCACTAGGATTTCAACGCTTGTTTATAAGTATGTTGGAAGTGAGCGAAGG
Coding sequences:
- a CDS encoding DUF3284 domain-containing protein, whose product is MEFKQTVRVPVAHLYKVLIQSAAYDIQQHSSQEIDDTELKGITYEKSFNQSASAEITITDQIANRSYGFQTVTPKRTFHTLYQLEEMNDKCRVVYQEELTSERKIQQINDLVMSWFMQRSKKKRLSLLFHAIEKEYQEQ